Proteins encoded by one window of Chrysiogenes arsenatis DSM 11915:
- a CDS encoding histidine kinase, whose translation MTLQNLVLHIDPLSNLHLLVSLLQHCAVYATIILLLGKHPLLRSEFASNILNRFDIRLFLFFFAVLGIGEMLAIPYHGTYLYSNGALVLAGGYLYGIGMGLALGTTAGIFHLLTADWLAIPLCFLSIAMGLAAGWVGSHGNFHPLKASMHIFVISFGKFLLFPTILSASPVALFLFTKSGPATLLVEFSGALLLMYVLHFLEAQRHKEHSFAASNALQIASRTITVLKGGISPEAAQGVCEIIRRHIPVDSVAITDRKEILAIADDSPTLHESRKGQFLFTRHAHQAMQLGEIVTIRDELQRKGKQEKYVYHALYVPLFASEQVTGLLILHNWGERHFSPYIRELINGLQQLIGIQIELAKLQKHKELSVQAELLALQRQINPHFFFNSLNTIMSLIRIDPPKARRLLLKMSEIFRVTFKSTSGTVPLSSEIEIVKSYLELEKARFGDKIHIVFTISPQALRFHLPQLIIQPLVENSIAHGFKNVPGDWHIAIDATIDSGIFLLNISDNGNGIPQEQCQQILEMGVGNMSGVGLSNVYERLRNYYGKRLTFTVDSSPGNGFKVKIAIQEE comes from the coding sequence GTGACGCTGCAAAATCTTGTTCTCCATATAGACCCGCTCTCGAATCTGCATCTGCTGGTGAGCTTGTTGCAGCACTGCGCGGTATATGCGACGATTATTCTACTTCTCGGGAAACATCCGCTTTTACGAAGCGAGTTTGCGAGTAATATCCTGAATCGTTTTGATATACGGTTGTTTTTGTTTTTTTTCGCCGTACTTGGTATTGGTGAAATGCTTGCCATCCCCTACCACGGAACCTACCTGTATTCGAATGGGGCGCTTGTGCTTGCTGGTGGGTATTTATACGGTATCGGGATGGGGTTGGCGCTGGGGACGACAGCGGGAATATTTCACCTGCTCACAGCAGACTGGCTGGCTATTCCGCTGTGCTTCCTCAGTATTGCTATGGGACTTGCCGCTGGATGGGTTGGTTCGCACGGAAATTTCCACCCGCTGAAAGCGTCTATGCACATCTTTGTGATAAGTTTCGGAAAATTTCTTCTGTTCCCTACTATTTTATCTGCTTCGCCGGTGGCGCTGTTTTTGTTCACAAAAAGTGGACCAGCAACCTTGCTGGTTGAATTTTCCGGCGCATTGCTGCTCATGTATGTCCTGCATTTTCTGGAAGCGCAACGCCACAAAGAGCATAGTTTTGCCGCATCGAATGCGCTTCAGATTGCGAGTCGCACGATTACTGTTCTCAAAGGGGGAATTTCGCCGGAAGCGGCTCAAGGGGTATGCGAGATTATCCGTCGCCATATTCCGGTCGACAGCGTGGCGATCACTGACAGGAAGGAGATTTTGGCGATTGCCGACGATTCGCCCACCCTACATGAAAGTCGCAAGGGGCAGTTTCTCTTCACTCGCCATGCACATCAGGCTATGCAACTTGGCGAGATTGTAACTATTCGTGATGAGCTTCAGCGCAAAGGGAAGCAGGAAAAATACGTGTATCACGCGCTTTATGTGCCGTTGTTTGCGTCTGAGCAAGTGACTGGCTTGCTGATCTTGCACAATTGGGGCGAACGACATTTTTCTCCGTATATCCGTGAGCTTATCAATGGACTGCAACAACTTATCGGTATCCAAATAGAACTCGCAAAACTGCAAAAACATAAGGAACTTTCGGTACAAGCGGAGCTGTTGGCTTTACAGCGGCAGATTAACCCGCATTTCTTTTTTAATTCGCTGAACACTATTATGTCGCTCATTCGTATCGATCCGCCTAAAGCACGTCGCCTTCTCTTGAAAATGAGCGAAATTTTCCGTGTTACGTTTAAAAGTACCTCAGGAACGGTGCCGCTGAGTTCTGAAATTGAAATTGTTAAAAGTTATCTTGAGCTAGAGAAAGCCCGCTTTGGTGATAAAATCCATATTGTCTTTACTATTTCCCCACAGGCACTTCGCTTTCATCTGCCGCAGCTTATCATTCAACCTTTGGTTGAAAACAGCATTGCGCACGGTTTTAAGAATGTTCCGGGTGATTGGCATATTGCGATTGATGCCACGATTGATAGTGGCATTTTCCTGCTGAATATCTCCGATAATGGCAATGGTATTCCGCAGGAACAATGTCAGCAGATACTTGAAATGGGTGTTGGTAATATGTCTGGCGTCGGGCTGAGTAACGTCTATGAACGGCTGCGAAACTACTACGGAAAGCGGCTGACATTCACGGTTGACTCTTCCCCTGGAAACGGCTTTAAGGTGAAAATTGCTATTCAAGAAGAGTAG